The Anaerolineales bacterium region ATCCTCGCGGATTTTGCAAAACTCCCCGAGTTGTTGAAGCAAGCGCGCGCTGGGTTGGGCAGGTCCGCTCCGCTTGAAAAAATGGAAGAGAAAAAAGAAGACGAGCCGAAGCAGATGAGTATGTTTTAGTATGTCATTGCGAGCGAGTGTAACGAGCGAAGCAATCTTCGCGATCAAATGGGAGATTGCTTCGTCAGCCCTTCGGGCTTCCTCGCAACGACATGCGGCAAGGAAATGAATGTTGAAAGAAGATTTGATTCGGAAACTAAAAAACAAGGAAGCCCGCGTTGCAGTTTTGGGACTCGGCTATGTGGGATTGCCCCTCGCGGTCGTTTTCGCCGAGGCGGGATTCCGCGTGACGGGACTCGATCTCGACTCAGGGAAAGTTGATTCACTAAAGGGCGGCATTTCCTACATCCCCGACGTGAAGACTGAGACGGTGGCGAAGTTGGTGGAGTCTGGTCATCTCAATGCGACCACAGACTTTTCGGTATTAAAAGAAATGGACGCGGTCAGCATCTGCGTGCCGACTCCACTCCGTCAAACTGGCGACCCGGACATGTCTTTCATCATTTCCGCGACGGAGGAGTTGGCGAAGCACATGCACAAGGGCATGGTGGTCGTGTTGCAGTCCACTACCTATCCCGGCACGACGCGTGAACTGCTCCTGCCAAAACTCGGCGCCGAAAACGGACTCAAAGTCGGCGAGGATTGGTTCCTGGCGTTTTCGCCTGAGCGCGTCGACCCGGGGCGCAAAGACTTTACCACGAAGAACACGCCCAAAGTGATGGGCGGAATCACCGAAGCGTGCGGTGAAGTGGCGACCGCGTGGTATGAGCAAGCGATTGACGTTGTGCATCGCGTTTCGTCTGCGGAAGCGGCGGAGATGGCGAAACTGTTGGAGAATACGTTTCGCATGATCAACATCGGGTTGGTCAACGAACTGGCGATGATGTGCGAACGTCTCGACGTGGATGTGTGGGAGGTGATAGATGCCGCCGCGACCAAGCCGTTCGGCTTCATGAAGTTCACGCCTGGACCAGGCTTGGGAGGTCACTGCATCCCGATCGATCCGCTGTATTTATCGTGGAAGATGAAGTCGTTCAACTACAATGCGCGCTTCATCGAGTTGGCGTCCGAGATCAACACGAACATGCCGCGCTACGTGGTCGAGCGCGTCATGGATACGCTCAACGACCAAGGCAAAGCCTTGAAAGGCTCGAAGATTCTCATCCTCGGCGCGGCGTACAAGCCCGACGTGGGCGACGTGCGCGAATCGCCCGCGCTGGATGTGATCGGTCTCCTCCGCCAAAAAGGCGCGGACGTAAGCTATCACGACCCGTATATTACCCACATCCACCACGAGACCGAAGGCTGGCACATGGACAGCGTGCAGGATGTGATGAACGCGGTGAAGGAGGCAGATGTGACAGTGATCGTCACGAATCACAAAACGTACGATTACGAAGCGATCGTCCAGTCCGCGAAGTTGGTGTTCGAC contains the following coding sequences:
- a CDS encoding nucleotide sugar dehydrogenase, translating into MLKEDLIRKLKNKEARVAVLGLGYVGLPLAVVFAEAGFRVTGLDLDSGKVDSLKGGISYIPDVKTETVAKLVESGHLNATTDFSVLKEMDAVSICVPTPLRQTGDPDMSFIISATEELAKHMHKGMVVVLQSTTYPGTTRELLLPKLGAENGLKVGEDWFLAFSPERVDPGRKDFTTKNTPKVMGGITEACGEVATAWYEQAIDVVHRVSSAEAAEMAKLLENTFRMINIGLVNELAMMCERLDVDVWEVIDAAATKPFGFMKFTPGPGLGGHCIPIDPLYLSWKMKSFNYNARFIELASEINTNMPRYVVERVMDTLNDQGKALKGSKILILGAAYKPDVGDVRESPALDVIGLLRQKGADVSYHDPYITHIHHETEGWHMDSVQDVMNAVKEADVTVIVTNHKTYDYEAIVQSAKLVFDTRNATRKVIKNNERIVRL